In the genome of Populus trichocarpa isolate Nisqually-1 chromosome 6, P.trichocarpa_v4.1, whole genome shotgun sequence, one region contains:
- the LOC7474686 gene encoding uncharacterized protein LOC7474686 isoform X1, protein MPRPGPRPYECVRRAWHSDRHKPIRGSMIGQILRMAYDTHSAATKGNREWQDKLLLVVYKAEEIMYSKANSEAEYMNQDTFWDRVNDAINTIIRRDESTETGDLLPPCIEAALNLGCKVERASRSQRHSNPRSYLSPRTQESASVPPRAIDRTHDEQGLQLMPVHSINQLNIARDTATGNPDLSVSESNHHLAENSNVAYSYPFLYENIPPGSNQLTTREADMHQNFGSVYPLYCGNQYQIEASDVVSQFPMKTKSNTIFVGKPIGTSVAPHREMGVLQTVFSCSSAEVGSTRITQADFRNTHDKPTGTQCDLSLRLGLYSDPGMSIERNQAQENENAGSSRFQERDKFSVFSQQRNKEFCFFPGTSTRDPSGSCSVKWVSEGDDQNLETTIRKRKAPFRDNAEDGHFCWQSNMFIGRIEGPGL, encoded by the exons ATGCCAAGGCCAGGGCCAAGGCCTTATGAGTGTGTGAGAAGAGCTTGGCATAGTGATAGGCACAAACCCATCCGAGGTTCCATGATTGGACAAATTTTAAG GATGGCCTATGACACTCACAGTGCTGCAACTAAAGGGAACAGGGAGTGGCAAGATAAGCTTCTTCTTGTGGTTTACAAAGCAGAGGAAATCATGTACTCTAAAGCCAACTCTGAG GCTGAGTATATGAACCAAGACACTTTTTGGGACAGAGTAAATGATGCCATCAACACCATTATTAGGAGAGATGAGAGCACTGAAACTGGAGATCTTTTGCCTCCCTGTATTGAAG CTGCCCTTAATTTGGGATGCAAAGTGGAGAGAGCTTCGAGAAGTCAACGACACAGCAATCCCAGGAGCTACCTCAGCCCGAGAACACAAGAATCGGCGTCTGTACCTCCTAGAGCTATAGATAGAACTCATGATGAACAAGGCCTTCAGTTAATGCCAGTTCACTCTATCAATCAATTGAATATTGCAAGAGACACGGCAACTGGGAATCCAGATCTTTCGGTTTCAGAGTCTAATCATCATTTGGCTGAGAATAGTAATGTTGCTTACAGTTACCCTTTCTTGTATGAGAATATCCCACCTGGCAGTAATCAGCTGACAACAAGGGAAGCCGACATGCACCAGAACTTTGGTTCAGTTTATCCCTTGTATTGTGGAAATCAATATCAAATCGAAGCGTCTGATGTGGTCTCCCAATTTCCGATGAAGACGAAATCCAACACTATATTTGTGGGCAAACCTATTGGTACATCTGTTGCACCACATAGGGAAATGGGTGTCTTGCAGACAGTTTTCTCATGTTCCAGTGCTGAAGTTGGTTCCACGAGAATCACACAAGCAGATTTCAGAAATACCCATGACAAGCCAACTGGCACACAATGTGATTTATCCTTGAGGCTGGGTCTATACTCAGACCCGGGCATGAGCATAGAAAGAAATCAAgctcaagaaaatgaaaatgctGGCTCAAGCAGATTTCAAGAAAGAGACAAGTTTAGTGTTTTTTCTCAACAAAGAAACAAGgaattctgtttttttcctgGTACAAGTACTAGGGATCCCTCTGGGTCCTGTTCGGTTAAGTGGGTTTCAGAGGGTGATGATCAGAATTTGGAGACAACCATCAGAAAGCGCAAAGCGCCCTTCAGAGACAATGCAGAGGATGGACATTTTTGCTGGCAGTCCAACATGTTCATTGGTCGAATAGAAGGGCCAGGTTTGTAG
- the LOC7474686 gene encoding uncharacterized protein LOC7474686 isoform X2 — translation MMPSTPLLGEMRALKLEIFCLPVLKRRCCIMSSLLKCYLAALNLGCKVERASRSQRHSNPRSYLSPRTQESASVPPRAIDRTHDEQGLQLMPVHSINQLNIARDTATGNPDLSVSESNHHLAENSNVAYSYPFLYENIPPGSNQLTTREADMHQNFGSVYPLYCGNQYQIEASDVVSQFPMKTKSNTIFVGKPIGTSVAPHREMGVLQTVFSCSSAEVGSTRITQADFRNTHDKPTGTQCDLSLRLGLYSDPGMSIERNQAQENENAGSSRFQERDKFSVFSQQRNKEFCFFPGTSTRDPSGSCSVKWVSEGDDQNLETTIRKRKAPFRDNAEDGHFCWQSNMFIGRIEGPGL, via the exons ATGATGCCATCAACACCATTATTAGGAGAGATGAGAGCACTGAAACTGGAGATCTTTTGCCTCCCTGTATTGAAG CGGAGGTGTTGTATCATGTCTAGTTTGTTGAAATGTTATTTAGCTGCCCTTAATTTGGGATGCAAAGTGGAGAGAGCTTCGAGAAGTCAACGACACAGCAATCCCAGGAGCTACCTCAGCCCGAGAACACAAGAATCGGCGTCTGTACCTCCTAGAGCTATAGATAGAACTCATGATGAACAAGGCCTTCAGTTAATGCCAGTTCACTCTATCAATCAATTGAATATTGCAAGAGACACGGCAACTGGGAATCCAGATCTTTCGGTTTCAGAGTCTAATCATCATTTGGCTGAGAATAGTAATGTTGCTTACAGTTACCCTTTCTTGTATGAGAATATCCCACCTGGCAGTAATCAGCTGACAACAAGGGAAGCCGACATGCACCAGAACTTTGGTTCAGTTTATCCCTTGTATTGTGGAAATCAATATCAAATCGAAGCGTCTGATGTGGTCTCCCAATTTCCGATGAAGACGAAATCCAACACTATATTTGTGGGCAAACCTATTGGTACATCTGTTGCACCACATAGGGAAATGGGTGTCTTGCAGACAGTTTTCTCATGTTCCAGTGCTGAAGTTGGTTCCACGAGAATCACACAAGCAGATTTCAGAAATACCCATGACAAGCCAACTGGCACACAATGTGATTTATCCTTGAGGCTGGGTCTATACTCAGACCCGGGCATGAGCATAGAAAGAAATCAAgctcaagaaaatgaaaatgctGGCTCAAGCAGATTTCAAGAAAGAGACAAGTTTAGTGTTTTTTCTCAACAAAGAAACAAGgaattctgtttttttcctgGTACAAGTACTAGGGATCCCTCTGGGTCCTGTTCGGTTAAGTGGGTTTCAGAGGGTGATGATCAGAATTTGGAGACAACCATCAGAAAGCGCAAAGCGCCCTTCAGAGACAATGCAGAGGATGGACATTTTTGCTGGCAGTCCAACATGTTCATTGGTCGAATAGAAGGGCCAGGTTTGTAG